A single region of the Vicia villosa cultivar HV-30 ecotype Madison, WI linkage group LG4, Vvil1.0, whole genome shotgun sequence genome encodes:
- the LOC131596747 gene encoding pentatricopeptide repeat-containing protein At1g63130, mitochondrial-like, whose translation MSFLRSKYALSLSFSNLFLIRFFSHNHNLVAVDDAVSSFNRMLNINPNPPVFEFNKILGSLVKIQHYSTAIYLFQQMQLRRIPIDIVNLSILINCYCHLHQLNFAFSVFANILKLGYHPDTITINTLIRGLCNSGKINQALHFHDDVIANGFQLDHVSYGTLIDGLCKIGETKAALQVLKKIEGSSVKPNVIMYNTIIDSFGKDKLVNDAFDLYSEMIVKGISPDVITYSTLMNSLCIVGQLKEAIGLLNEMSLKNISPNVRTFSTLINGFCKEGEVEKARSVLAVMIKQGVKPNVITCTTLMDGYFLVKKVNKAKHIFNSFVRRGVEPNTHSYTVMIDGLCKSRMVDEAVNLFKEMHLKNMAPNTVTYSSLIDGICKSRRISDVWDLIDEMHDRGQPANVITYNSLLDALCKNHKVDEAIALLTKIKNQGIHLDKYTYTVLVDGLCKNGRLKDAGKVFHELLIKGYHLDAKMYTVMVNGLCKERLFDEAFSLMSLMEDNNCTPDFVTYEILVRALFENGNNDKAVKLLHEMIAKGLLLMPIHIVLHNLAIFVSRNRSNLVSHFKARNLVPSLPLSQVEEAMSLLRSRYALSLPSANLFLVRFFSHNHNLVSVDDAVSSFNRILYMNPNPPIFEFNKILGSLVKIKHYSTAISLFQQLQLRRIPTDIVNLSILINCYCHLHQLNFAFSVFANILKLGYHPDTITINTLIRGLCNSGKINEALHFHDNIIAKGFRLDQVSYGTLIKGLCQIGETKAALQILKKIEGSSVKHNVIMYNTIIDSFGKDKLVNDAFDLYFEMIVKGISPNVITYNTLVNTLCIVGQLKEAVGLLNEMSLKNISPNVCTFNTLIDGFCKEGEVEKNRSVVAVMIKQGVKPNVITYNSLMDGYFLVKEVNTARHIFNSFVRRGVEPNTQSYTVMIDGLCKSRMVDEAVNLFKEMHLKNMAPDTITYNSLIDGLCKSGRISDVWDLIDEMHDRGQPANVITYNSLLDALCKDHKVDEAIALLKKIKDQGILPSMYTYTILVDGLCKNGRLKDAQKVFHELLIKGYHLEAKMYTVMVNGLCKERLFDEAFSLMSLMEDNNCTPDVVTYEILVRALFENGKNDKAVKLLREMIAKGLLQQ comes from the exons ATGTCATTTTTGAGATCAAAGTACGCTCTCTCTCTTTCGTTTTCCAACTTGTTTCTTATTCGATTCTTCTCTCACAATCACAATCTTGTTGCTGTTGATGATGCTGTTTCCTCATTCAATCGCATGCTCAACATTAACCCTAACCCACCCGTATTTGAATTTAACAAGATATTAGGTTCCCTTGTTAAGATCCAACATTATTCAACTGCTATTTACCTTTTTCAACAAATGCAACTTCGACGAATTCCAATTGACATTGTTAATTTGAGTATCTTGATTAACTGTTACTGCCACCTTCATCAACTCAATTTTGCATTTTCTGTATTCGCCAACATCCTCAAGCTAGGTTATCACCCTGATACAATAACTATTAATACACTTATCAGAGGTCTCTGTAACAGTGGCAAGATTAACCAAGCACTTCACTTTCACGACGATGTTATAGCCAACGGGTTTCAACTTGATCATGTTAGTTATGGGACGTTGATCGACGGTTTATGTAAAATAGGAGAAACAAAAGCTGCTTTGCAAGTTCTTAAAAAGATTGAAGGGTCGTCGGTTAAGCCTAACGTGATAATGTACAACACAATCATTGATAGTTTCGGAAAGGATAAACTTGTGAATGATGCTTTTGATTTATATTCTGAAATGATTGTCAAAGGAATCTCTCCTGATGTTATCACTTATAGTACTTTAATGAATAGCCTTTGCATTGTCGGTCAATTGAAAGAAGCAATTGGTTTGTTAAATGAAATGTCGTTGAAAAATATCAGCCCCAATGTTCGTACTTTCAGTACATTGATCAATGGTTTTTGTAAGGAAGGGGAGGTGGAAAAAGCTAGAAGTGTGTTGGCTGTTATGATAAAACAAGGCGTGAAACCTAATGTTATTACTTGTACTACTTTGATGGATGGATACTTCTTGGTTAAAAAGGTGAACAAGGCTAAacacatattcaactcttttgttCGAAGAGGAGTGGAACCAAATACTCATAGTTACACTGTCATGATAGATGGATTATGTAAGAGTAGAATGGTGGATGAAGCTGTGAATCTCTTCAAAGAAATGCATTTGAAAAACATGGCTCCTAACACTGTAACATACAGTTCCCTTATTGATGGAATTTGTAAATCGAGGAGAATCTCTGATGTTTGGGATCTCATAGATGAGATGCATGACAGAGGCCAACCTGCTAATGTGATCACTTATAATTCTTTACTGGATGCTTTGTGCAAAAACCATAAGGTTGACGAGGCAATTGCATTATTAACAAAGATCAAAAACCAAGGGATTCATCTGGACAAGTATACATACACTGTACTTGTTGATGGACTATGCAAAAATGGAAGACTTAAGGATGCAGGGAAGGTTTTTCACGAGCTTCTGATTAAGGGCTATCATTTAGATGCTAAAATGTATACTGTGATGGTTAATGGACTCTGTAAAGAGCGCTTGTTTGATGAAGCATTTTCCTTAATGTCGCTAATGGAAGACAACAATTGCACACCTGATTTTGTAACTTACGAAATTCTTGTTCGTGCTttgtttgaaaatggaaataatgATAAGGCGGTGAAACTTCTTCATGAAATGATTGCTAAAGGTCTACTAC TTATGCCAATCCACATAGTACTTCATAATTTGGCTATTTTTGTCTCTAGAAATAGGAGTAACTTGGTGTCGCATTTTAAGGCACGAAATTTAGTCCCCTCTTTGCCTCTCTCCCAAGTTGAAGAAGCAATGTCATTGTTGAGGTCAAGGTACGCTCTCTCTCTTCCTTCTGCCAATTTGTTTCTTGTTCGATTCTTCTCTCACAATCACAATCTTGTTTCTGTTGACGATGCTGTTTCCTCATTCAATCGCATCCTCTATATGAACCCTAACCCACCCATCTTTGAATTCAACAAGATATTGGGTTCCCTTGTTAAAATCAAACATTACTCAACTGCTATTTCCCTTTTTCAACAATTGCAACTTCGACGAATTCCAACCGACATTGTTAATTTGAGCATCTTGATTAACTGTTACTGCCACCTTCATCAACTCAATTTTGCATTTTCTGTATTCGCCAACATCCTCAAGCTAGGTTATCACCCTGATACAATAACTATTAATACACTTATCAGAGGTCTCTGTAACAGCGGCAAGATTAATGAAGCACTTCACTTTCACGACAACATTATAGCGAAGGGGTTTCGACTTGATCAAGTTAGTTACGGGACGTTGATTAAAGGGTTATGTCAAATAGGAGAAACAAAAGCTGCTCTGCAGATTCTTAAGAAGATTGAAGGGTCGTCTGTTAAACATAATGTGATAATGTACAACACAATCATTGATAGTTTCGGAAAGGATAAACTTGTGAATGATGCTtttgatttatattttgaaaTGATTGTCAAAGGAATTTCTCCTAATGTTATCACTTATAATACTTTAGTGAATACCCTTTGCATTGTCGGTCAATTGAAAGAAGCAGTTGGTTTGTTAAATGAAATgtccttgaaaaatattagccCTAATGTTTGTACTTTTAATACACTTATTGATGGTTTTTGTAAGGAAGGAGAGGTGGAAAAAAACAGAAGTGTGGTGGCTGTTATGATTAAACAAGGCGTAAAACCTAATGTTATTACTTATAATTCTTTGATGGATGGATATTTCTTGGTTAAAGAAGTGAACACGGCTAGacacatattcaactcttttgttCGAAGAGGAGTGGAACCTAATACTCAAAGTTACACTGTCATGATAGATGGATTATGTAAGAGTAGAATGGTGGATGAAGCTGTGAATCTCTTCAAAGAAATGCATTTGAAAAACATGGCTCCGGATACTATAACATACAATTCCCTTATTGATGGACTTTGTAAATCAGGGAGAATCTCTGATGTTTGGGATCTCATAGATGAGATGCATGACAGAGGCCAACCTGCTAATGTGATCACTTATAATTCTTTACTGGATGCTTTGTGCAAAGACCATAAGGTTGACGAGGCAATTGCATTATTAAAGAAGATCAAAGACCAAGGGATTCTTCCGAGCATGTATACATACACTATACTTGTTGATGGACTATGCAAAAATGGAAGACTTAAGGATGCACAGAAGGTTTTTCACGAGCTTCTGATTAAGGGCTATCATTTAGAGGCTAAAATGTATACTGTGATGGTTAATGGACTATGTAAAGAGCGCTTGTTTGATGAAGCATTTTCCTTAATGTCGCTAATGGAAGACAACAATTGCACACCTGATGTTGTAACTTACGAAATTCTCGTTCGTGCTTTGTTTGAAAATGGAAAGAATGATAAGGCGGTGAAACTTCTTCGTGAAATGATTGCTAAAGGTCTACTACAACAGTAA